DNA from Alnus glutinosa chromosome 2, dhAlnGlut1.1, whole genome shotgun sequence:
tcattttagCCCTTGATTCTGAATCCTTGTGCCGGTGCGGCTGACGGCTGTGCCCTCGCTCCATTGTCGTGGCATTGACTTTCCACGCGCTAACTCACTTACTCACGCGTCTCATTATCTCCCCTGTACCACGCAGGTACCTTTTTCTGTGACCAAagacttttgtttttaataaccattttgaaaaatatttttctattttccaaatatatatatttttttcaaaacaatttgaaatacaaaatttaCCCACTGAAAATCATTTATACCTCCGTATCgcataaaagtatttttttcaaaaaaaagtaaaaatttttttttttggcaaattaTTTACTTTGAAGGTGTTGAATCAagatcttttaaaattttaaaatacattttagcaaattttaattttaatttttaaattaaatgattataatttttttatattaatacttatggtttttaaaatggataaaatGTAATAAATACTAAGATGATCAATATTGAGTTGataaaaatgctacatattaaataaaaataatatttttaattatttaatttaaagataataataaatatttaaacagaGTGCAAGTTGCTTCTGggtgaaaaaaatattaaaatgttgttctttatttttagattGAGATTCTGACAATTTGTTATttaaattgttagtaatttaaaCAGTATTTATGAAAAAGTTTAtgtgagatttatttatttaaataaatggccgaacaatttaaaatttatttgaatagataGTCCAATATGAACTCCCTCATATCCTAATACAAATTTATTTAGGCAGCAAATTGGCTTTAGATTCCaatccaattttatttatttatttttacttgcCGTCTTTATGTATCTTTCTTTCCCTCTATAAATAGCCTTCTCTGTTCCTCTCCACGCACAGAGCACTACATAACCGTTCTCTCCATCTTCAAACTTCTTTTTCCAACTgtccaaaaaagcaaaaagcaaaagaaaaaaagaaaaaagaaaaagagagagagagagtaccacAGCGCATAGCAGCCCGAATATCCTTCGCGATCCGAAcccctttctctctccctctctctcacactCGCTCACACTATAAATACAGACACTCTGACACTTTTTCCTCTATCATTATTAATGACACTAGAAGAGCAGAAGCAGGAGGAAGAGATGTGCCGGACGATCGAAGTCGTCTCCTCCGGCAAAGTCGCCGCCGTCAAGGCCGCCGGCGATGAATTCACCGGAGAAGAGCCCTACATACCGCCTCTCAACTTCTCCATGGTCGACAACGGCATTTTCCGCTGCGGCTTCCCCGACTCCGCCAACTTCTCCTTCCTCCAAACCCTAGGCCTCCGCTCCATCATGTACGTAGCCACCATTCCTCTCATTACCTCCTTCACATTCATATTCAGAAGAGGGCAcgcacaaacacacacacacacacgcatgtATGGATGTTTGTGTGTTTGTGCTTTTCGCTtcgaagagtatgaacttagaTAGGattaaaagaatagaaaaagtCATGTCACCGATCCGATAAGTTGAAAATGGATTCCGAGAGTTGACTTGGCGGACCTCGATTAGTTGACATAAATTCTACAGCTGACTTTAATTAAGATTAAGACttaaattgatttgatataagTACATGTCGATATAGTCATGTAGATATAGATATACGAATGGATTGGTGAagatagggttttttttgtgtgttgtgTTGTGGATGTAGATGTCTGTGTCCAGAGCCGTATCCGGAGGCTAACATGGAGTTTCTCAAGTCCAACGGGATCAAGCTCTTTCAATTCGGGATTGAAGGATATAAGGTATttatatctatctatatataattattatatattccCCTTAAGGTTTGGTTCACGTAAGGCTTAGGTTGTATTCGTCTTTAATTGTGGTAGTTAGTTCAGTTTCAATAATTCTCGTTCAATCTTGCCTAACATCAAATGTTACTCTTAATTTCCCACTGATGCTCTTTTTACGAGAAACTTGAGTAGTTAATTACTGTGTCTcctttaatttgtgattattaTTGTATATACTTGCTCCTAATTGATGTTTAATGTGTCTTATTCCGATcaatgatttttgtttggtACATATGGTATTCCTCTTCCTCTAGAAATGCATCTTGAAAAAgtacaataaatataaaattcaaaaatcatactacaaaaaaaatctgTGCAGATTTGTGGCAGGTGAATTGATTTTATGGAAATAGACAATTATCACATGCATTATTTGTTCTTTTGAATATTTAATAGTTGAAGTAACTTTAATAATTCAGTTATAGAGTGCTACTATGATTGCAGTGGGAATAATGGCACCGGCCATCATGTACACTATTAAATTAGTTACCTTTCTAGTTTTGTTATGTCCCAAGtattctttgcattttttttttgggcatctTTAATcacttacttttcttttctttttccttttctccctCATATTCAATCTAAATTAAACAAGCTGGTGATCTTTCTTTTatgttgtttgatttgatatgttACGTTTAAAATTTCTAGACTTAGACTCCTTAATCTTGGCTTAGGTCGACATTATTGTGTCATGCGAATTTGTGCGTTTTTAGTGCATCAAATTACAATTAACTTGCAAAAAAATTCAGTCCATTTCCTAGACTTGATTAAGCTCTTGTTCTCAAAGTTTTCAAATCCAGGTATGCTATGAGGTTGATATATGAGGGTAAAGTGGTGGGTTGGGGTGCAGTGAGTCCAAGTATAATTGTTtccttttgaaaaataaaataaaaatagtatcGATGTGGGTTAAACTTGTGTGCAGGGGATAGCACTGATTAATGTAGGATCAGTATAATGCCAATCTTACCTTATTGAGTATAACTAAATCATGACCCAAACTAAGCAAGAAGTATACTTCTTGTCAGTGGCTTTGCACTTGAACAATGTTTACTATGATTATCATGAGGAttgttttgtatatttatttgtaagactTAATTGGGTTTTTCTAACACAATTTCTCACGACCTATAAGGCATTTGCTGATGACAGCTAGGTTTATCAATGTGCACGTTTAAACCAGATTAGTGTGACTCTCTCACAACATACAAATGTGTATTCGAGTCTTTCTAGCATAGTTTGTTTCAGATCGTTGATTTGCTACTTGTGTGGTCCTCTTATCAAAATATGCATTCTAAGAAGTATAAGTGCAGCATTTGGATTCCAAAATCATGGCAGTTGGTGTGAATTATGCCCTCTATCCCATTCTGTTTGCCCATCTTTGTAATCCAACTTTGAAtttcatttatcatttttgACATTGAAGGAAAAAAGTCGTTACTTTTTTAAAACTGCCTCTATTTTATTTGgtgtattattatattatacttTCACATAAGTAGGGTGGTTTAGGAAAGTCATATCGTTTTGTGCATTGATTTTTGATAGCGGGCACTGTTATAGAAAAtccaaaaaatggaaaattggataaacaaaatggaagagaaagaaatgatgGTAGATGACACCCTAGCAAATGTGatcttttcctttcttcattttttgggGAATCTACAATTATTACATGGATGTCTTCTTTTGAGTATTGAAGAGGGATTTATACCTAAAAAAGTATTGATTTACCATATTTAAGTGTAATTCAATAAAATGTTAGAAATTGTGGAATAGAAAATAATGTTCTGTTAGATATCAAAGACGACTCTTACAAAATTAAACTAGGTAAATGGTATTTGGTTGCTAAATAATGAATCTGTAACCTGCATATTTTTATAGAGTTGAAATGAAAAATGGTTTAAAGATGATAGTTACCTTAGGCTCATAGCTAGCAGCATAAGATTTGTAATTTATAGTTGATAATCATTAGACGGATTGGGTTTCGTTCttaaatttctttcaaataatctgcatttttatttaattgacaTCATCTCTTGTTGCAAGGTATTAATTTGAGTGCAGAAGCTGTTTTTATGTATCgacctttaatttcttttcattcttttcctTTGGTAGCATTTTTCGGATCATGTACCCAGGAATCAAAACTTTTACATTTTTCTGGTAAGTTAGGATTCAAATCCAGTACCTATTTATTCACTACAGCTTATGAAGATCCTTTCCCAAGTCGATCATTCCCAAATTGAAAAAGCCTTCTCTTCTTTTAACAGTAATAATAGCTGTTGTAATAGTAGTAGTAATACTTATTTTTGATGTTGCAAAATTCTGCTCTGTACCTTTGAGcgctaaaatttatttttttctaaagttCTGGTACGTTGATGGAGCCAAAGATATATCTAAGAACGGGGTCATCTTTTTATCCCTCTCATTTCTTTACAAGATGTTACCTCAATTTcctcatattttctttcttatctCCACTGTCTTCAAATTTTGCTCAAAGTTTCATGGAGTTTTTCAACGATAAGGTTTACACAGTGTCTTGGTTTCTGTTTCCTTCCTGTAATTGCAGATTCCCATACGTTTAtaaacatttttcatttgtcTTTATGATGTGCAATTTGCTGGAATTCTTTTATAGATGTTTCGTCATTGGCTGTGTTTGC
Protein-coding regions in this window:
- the LOC133861259 gene encoding tyrosine-protein phosphatase DSP1-like isoform X2, producing the protein MTLEEQKQEEEMCRTIEVVSSGKVAAVKAAGDEFTGEEPYIPPLNFSMVDNGIFRCGFPDSANFSFLQTLGLRSIICLCPEPYPEANMEFLKSNGIKLFQFGIEGYKEPFVNIPDYTIREALKVVLDVRNHPVLIHCKRGKHRTGCLVGCLRKLQRWCLTSVFDEYQRFAAAKARLSDQRFMELFDVSSLKHLPMSFSCSKR
- the LOC133861259 gene encoding tyrosine-protein phosphatase DSP1-like isoform X1; this translates as MTLEEQKQEEEMCRTIEVVSSGKVAAVKAAGDEFTGEEPYIPPLNFSMVDNGIFRCGFPDSANFSFLQTLGLRSIICLCPEPYPEANMEFLKSNGIKLFQFGIEGYKHFSDHVPRNQNFYIFLEPFVNIPDYTIREALKVVLDVRNHPVLIHCKRGKHRTGCLVGCLRKLQRWCLTSVFDEYQRFAAAKARLSDQRFMELFDVSSLKHLPMSFSCSKR